The genomic interval atatttttattttcatggttTCGTTTTTcggaaatatttttcttcttgtggTCATTTACAAGAACAAGCAGCTACGAAGATCCATCAACTACTTCGTTTTCAACATGGCTGTATCTGACCTCTTCAACCCTTTGACCGTCATGACTGTGAAGATCGTTGAGATCATTTCAGGATCGAGTTCCTGGAAAGTTGATCGTCCGTGGCTGCTTGGAAACATTCTATGCAAACTTGCCTACTTTCTGCCAGATGTTTCCCTTTTGGTTTCCATCGGAAGCCTTCTTTTGATCTCGATAGACAGGCTCTTCGCTGTCGTCTTTCCACTGAAGGCCAAACTTATCTCCTCAAAAGTACGATTGATCAGCATACTAATCACGTGGTGTGTCGCCATCGTCTTCCACGCACCTTATTTTTACAGTTACAAACTGATCCTCTACGAAAATAAAACGTATTGTATCTTAAATTGGGGACCAGCACTCGACCACCTGAAAACACACAAGGGATTTGTTACGGCATCGTTTATAACCTTTATCCTCATTCCCGTAATTATCCTGGTTATTGTGTATAGCATTATCATATggacaataagaaaaaagaacaagaaaagtAAAGATCGATTGTCTTGTCGTCAAAACCATCGAGATCAGCAGCTGAGGAAAATTGTCCAAATGACGATGGCCATCGTGATTTCCTTTGTTACCTGCATGACTCCTCTGCTTAcctatttatttcttcttatttttctaTGGAATTGGAAATCGCCACCCGTTTGTGCATTTCAAACAATTATCCCATTTATTTCTGTCTTTCTGCTGCATTCGTGGAGTGCAGTTAATCCctgcatttgttttatctttagCAAGAACTATCGCAACGGCCTTAGGCAATGTTTTCATTGTGACGGTCTCAGTCGAAGGTTATCAAGTTTGCGGGAGAACTATCGAATGCAAACGATGACGAGCTCCTACGGAGACAGCTCTCTTCAGATCCACTCAAGTAGCGTACACATTATCTCGTACAGCAGAAACGCTTGAGCTCGCTATTTATTAAAATCCTAACTCAGAAAAGCAGAAGTAAAATCTTTGGGTATGCACCTCGAACCCTTAAAGTTTGACTCAGATAGTTGTAACTTTATGTGGTAACTGATAATTAAAGCGATGACGACGTCCAACCGGTAGAATATCATAAACTATGCACATCGACCTTAGAAGTTTGACACAGATGTCTAGCAATGTTAAGTTGATTTTGAGAGGAACACTGAGGATGGACTTAACCACAAGATAACCACAAGAACCATGGGGACAATAGTCTCGTGTCACGATGAATCTGTTCTCTAAGTCAGATGGTCGATTCAATCGTGCAGATCTTAGCGGCAGAGATACGATTGAGCCACTTATTCCACTCGCATTTTTTGCTATGAGGGATGATCTAATAATTATTTGCATATCATAATACCGAGAATTTGGCTTCCTTTTAACTGAACGTTTTAGCTTGCTctcataaaaataaatggttATTTGACTTATTCCACGAGTTTCGCggaagaaaatttctcaaaatataGCGCGCGCGAAAGTCCTATCTAATTCTTTAGGAGTTACCGTGGTATAATCCTCATGCACGCACGGCGTGCAGTTACACTTCGGCTGAAAGTTCCCGTTGAGTTTAGCTGCGAGGTTTCAAGACTTTCAGGCTTAATTTCGCTGCGCCTCGAGTAACTCCTTCGCTTccctcgtgctctccaaacttcccccGTGTATCTCCTACTCAATATACGCACAATAAGCGTGGACCAATTCTTTATTTCCTCGTAGTGCTTAATTGCAGTCTTTCTGGCCAACGCCAGTTGATATCAGAGTAGACATCTTCGATTCAGTCTGACGATTATGAGGATACTTTTTACCatattattcttattattattgtttttggCCTCCACTTGTCTTACTTGTCTAATTTGAACTTGGTCCCTAAAACTGAATTAGGAATTCCCCAATTCTTGCCCCTTATTATTGT from Pocillopora verrucosa isolate sample1 chromosome 14, ASM3666991v2, whole genome shotgun sequence carries:
- the LOC131797225 gene encoding growth hormone secretagogue receptor type 1-like — its product is MTFLSENSTQITIRAASSNSDQACEITADSAVEVTAKALAYIFIFMVSFFGNIFLLVVIYKNKQLRRSINYFVFNMAVSDLFNPLTVMTVKIVEIISGSSSWKVDRPWLLGNILCKLAYFLPDVSLLVSIGSLLLISIDRLFAVVFPLKAKLISSKVRLISILITWCVAIVFHAPYFYSYKLILYENKTYCILNWGPALDHLKTHKGFVTASFITFILIPVIILVIVYSIIIWTIRKKNKKSKDRLSCRQNHRDQQLRKIVQMTMAIVISFVTCMTPLLTYLFLLIFLWNWKSPPVCAFQTIIPFISVFLLHSWSAVNPCICFIFSKNYRNGLRQCFHCDGLSRRLSSLRENYRMQTMTSSYGDSSLQIHSSSVHIISYSRNA